The DNA segment TTGCATGTTCAGCCTTAAATAATGCCTTCGCCCTTTCTATGGCAATATCTTCTATCTCATCGTAAAATGTGCACCCGCTGTAGTACCGCTTTGTGGGATACCCTTCAGCATATTTATTTGTTAACACACAGCCCTGTGCCTCAAGGATTTCTTCATCTACGTAATTCTCGGATGCTATAAGGATAAGGCTGTATTCTTCCCTTTCGGTTTCCTTTCTTATGAGCCTGTATATTTCGCTGTCTTTCTCTGCAAGTTTCATTTCTTCTATGATTTTCCTTGTTTTCTCGTTACTTCAAATGCTCCGCTTCATATTGCATTATCTTCTCAATTCTCTTTTCGTGCCTGCCGCCTTCGAATAATGTATTGAGCCAGACATTTACAATCTCTTCTGCAAGCCCTTGGCCAGTAACCCTGGAGCCAAGAACAAGTATATTGGCATCGAGGTGTTTCCGGCTCTGCATGGCAGTGTACAGATCAAAAGCTAATGAAGCTCTGATCCCTTTTACCTTGTTCGCCACAATGCTCATGCCAACACCCGTACCACATATGAGGATTCCCCTATCAACCTCTCCCCCGGATACAAGGTTCGCAACCTTAAAACCAAAATCGGAATAATCAACCGAGTTGCTTGTATCGGTACCTGCATCAATAAGTGCGTATCCTTTTGTCGCTAACACACGTTTGATATATTCTTTCAGCTCAAAGCCGGCATGGTCAGATCCTATGGCTAACTTCAAAACACAGGTCTCCTGAAAATAAGCGTGGAATTGGTGCCGCCAAACCCGAATGAATTCGAAAGGACTACATTTATTGTGTGGCTCCTTGCCTTATTTGGTACGTAGTCGAGGTCACATTGAGGGTCGGGTGTCTCATAATTAATCGTGGGGGGACATACCTGATCCCTTATGCTCAGGATAGAAAAAACAGCCTCCACCGCCCCTGCCGCACCCAGTAAATGGCCTGTCATCGATTTGGTAGAACTGACAGGGATTTTATACGCCTTTTCTTTAAAAACTTCTTTTATGGCAAGCGTTTCTGTATAATCATTTAATTCCGTCGATGTACCGTGTGCATTGATATAATCTACCTCTTCCGGCGGCATTCCTGCATCCCTCAAGGCCATTCTTATACAACGTATAAAACCTTCCCCATCTGGACTTGGTGCCGTTATGTGGTATGCATCCCCGTTATATCCGTATCCAACGATTTCCGCATATATTCTGGCGCCTCTTTTCAAAGCATGTTCAAGCTCTTCCATAATGATGATGCCGCTGCCTTCTGCAACAACAAAACCATCCCGGTCCTTTTCAAAGGGGCGTGATGCCTTTTCCGGCGCATCGTTTCTCGTGGAAAGTGCCTTCATGGCATTGAAGCCTCCAACAGTTAGAGGGGTAAGATTTGCCTCTGTACCTCCTGCCACCATCACATCTGCATCGCCATACTGGATAATCCTTAGAGACTCTCCTATGCAATGTGAGCCTGTTGCACAGGCGGTCACAATACATAGATTCGGACCCTTCATCCCATGCTGGATAGCTATATGTCCGGGTGCCTCATTTGCTATAAGCATAGGAATAAAAAAGGGTGAGATCCTTCCGGGCCCTCTTTCTAACAGGATGCTGTGATATTTTTCGAGGGTCGGTAATCCTCCGAGACCCGTACCTACAACAACCCCTGCCCTTTCAGCATTCTCTTTGCTCATATCGAGTCCGGAATCTTCAATGGCTATCTTTGTTGCAGCAAGGGCATACTGGATGAAAAGGTCTATTCTTTTAATCTCTTTTGGTGAAATATAATCCTCAGCCTTAAAATCTCTGACCTCCCCGGCAAACTTTGTATCGTGCCGGGTCACATCAAACCTTGTTGTTGGGGCTATTCCTGACTCACCATTGAGAATTCTCTTCCATACATTGTCTATACCTACACCGAGAGGTGTAACAAGACCAACCCCTGTCACAACGACTCTTCTTTTCAACGTATCCACCTCTTATTTTATTTATTCACCAGATGTTCTTCGATGTATCTTATGGCATCCCCGACTGTCTCCATTTTTTCTGCATCTTCATCCGGGATTTCAATGCCATATTCATCCTCGAGTGCCATGATAAGTTCTACGATATCAAGAGAATCTGCCCCAAGGTCATCAATAAACTTCGCTTCGGGGATCACTTCAGCTTCACTCACTCCGAGTTGCTCGACGATCATCTTCTTTACTTTTTCAGTTACTGTCATTATAGTCACCTCCTAATTTTTTAAAAACAGCCATTAGTTGCCGGCCATTATTACATATGCAAACCACCGTTAACATTTATCACCTCCCCTGTAATATAACTTCCGTAATCTGAAAGCAGGAAATATACCACATAAGCCACATTCAAGGGGTCACCAAATTTTTTCATAGGAATTGCTTTTAGCATCTCTTCTTTTGCCCTGTCATCTAAAGCATCCGTCATTTTCGTTTTAATAAATCCAGGGGCAATTGCGTTTACCCTGATTCCCCTCTCCCCGTATTCCTTTGCAACAGTTTTTGTAAAACCGATAATGCCTGCCTTGCTTGCAGCATAGTTTGCCTGGCCGGCATTCCCCATGACGCCTGCAATGGATGAGATATTTACAATAGAGCCGCCCGTCTTCAACATGTGTCTGATAACAAACCTGGTGCAGTTAAAAACACTTTTAAGGTTTACCTGCATTACCCTGTCCCAATCGTCTTCCTTCATCCGTAATAACAACTTGTCTATAGTAATCCCTGCATTATTCACCAGGTTATTAATCTTTCCCATCTTTTTTAACACATTTTCAACGCCCTCTTCAACAGCATGAAAATCTGACACATCCACACTAAAAAACTCGGCAGACACCCCCTTTGAACGCATCACTTCTACTGCTTCATTTCCATCAAGAATATCAAATATGGCGATATTCCCGCCTTTTTCTGCAAGAAACTCTGCTATACATCTGCCGATACCCTGCGAACCACCGGTAACTATTGTAATGGTGTCTTTCACGATATAGCTCCTTTCAATGCTTCAATATCCTCAATTTCTTCCACGTTGTAGCATGGAATATCCGGCGCTATTCTCTTTATCAGATTCGAAAGGACCTTCTGCGGGCCCACCTCCAAAAACACCTCCACACCTTCTTTTGCCATTCTCTTTACACAACTTTCCCATAAAACAGGTGAAAACATCTGTCTGTAAAGCTTGTCCTGGATTCTATTCTTATCCTGTTCAGG comes from the Pseudomonadota bacterium genome and includes:
- the fabF gene encoding beta-ketoacyl-ACP synthase II, with protein sequence MKRRVVVTGVGLVTPLGVGIDNVWKRILNGESGIAPTTRFDVTRHDTKFAGEVRDFKAEDYISPKEIKRIDLFIQYALAATKIAIEDSGLDMSKENAERAGVVVGTGLGGLPTLEKYHSILLERGPGRISPFFIPMLIANEAPGHIAIQHGMKGPNLCIVTACATGSHCIGESLRIIQYGDADVMVAGGTEANLTPLTVGGFNAMKALSTRNDAPEKASRPFEKDRDGFVVAEGSGIIIMEELEHALKRGARIYAEIVGYGYNGDAYHITAPSPDGEGFIRCIRMALRDAGMPPEEVDYINAHGTSTELNDYTETLAIKEVFKEKAYKIPVSSTKSMTGHLLGAAGAVEAVFSILSIRDQVCPPTINYETPDPQCDLDYVPNKARSHTINVVLSNSFGFGGTNSTLIFRRPVF
- the rpiB gene encoding ribose 5-phosphate isomerase B, which gives rise to MKLAIGSDHAGFELKEYIKRVLATKGYALIDAGTDTSNSVDYSDFGFKVANLVSGGEVDRGILICGTGVGMSIVANKVKGIRASLAFDLYTAMQSRKHLDANILVLGSRVTGQGLAEEIVNVWLNTLFEGGRHEKRIEKIMQYEAEHLK
- the acpP gene encoding acyl carrier protein, which encodes MMTVTEKVKKMIVEQLGVSEAEVIPEAKFIDDLGADSLDIVELIMALEDEYGIEIPDEDAEKMETVGDAIRYIEEHLVNK
- the fabG gene encoding 3-oxoacyl-[acyl-carrier-protein] reductase, which gives rise to MVKDTITIVTGGSQGIGRCIAEFLAEKGGNIAIFDILDGNEAVEVMRSKGVSAEFFSVDVSDFHAVEEGVENVLKKMGKINNLVNNAGITIDKLLLRMKEDDWDRVMQVNLKSVFNCTRFVIRHMLKTGGSIVNISSIAGVMGNAGQANYAASKAGIIGFTKTVAKEYGERGIRVNAIAPGFIKTKMTDALDDRAKEEMLKAIPMKKFGDPLNVAYVVYFLLSDYGSYITGEVINVNGGLHM